CCCAGCCCTATTAAAGATGCAGCGATTAATGCTATTAAAAATGGTGATACCCACTATACTAACAGTATGGGAAAAATAGAACTTAGAGAGGAAATTGTCAGATATTACTATAGAAAATATCAGGTAAATATTTCTCCGGAGCAAATAATTGTTACTTCAGGGACTTCTCCGGCAATGTATCTTATCTTTGCTGCAATACTTGAGCCAGGAGATGAAGTAATTCTTTCTGATCCTCATTATGCCTGCTATCCAAAAATAATCAGCTTTTTAGAAGGTAAACCTGTCTTTGTGCCTGCAGAGGAAGAAAATGGTTTCAAATTTGATACTGATAATATTAAAAAATATATAACCCCCAAAACAAAAATAATTATGATTAATTCACCATCTAATCCAACCGGTACTGTTTATAATGAAAAAGAACTTGCAGCAATTGCAAATTTAGGATACTATATTTTTTCTGATGAAATTTATCATGGCTTAGTTTACCAGGGCAAAGAACATTCCATGCTTGAGTATACTGATAAGGCATTCATTTTAGACGGTTTTTCCAAAAGATATGCAATGACCGGATGGCGACTTGGTTATTTAGTTGCTCCAAAAGAATATATTCGCCCTTTACAGAAAATTCAGCAAAATTTCTTTATTTGTGCAAACTCATTCAGTCAAACCGCCGGTTTAGCTGCTTTAAGAGATTGTGATGAAGATGTAAAAAATATGGCTGAAATTTATAATCAACGTCGTATCTTCCTGTTAAAACGGCTGCACGAAATTGGTATTGCTACCAAAGTAGAACCCACCGGTGCTTTTTATGCCCTTGCAAACATTAAAAAGTATTCTAATGACTCTTTTAAGATTGCCTTTGATATTTTGAATAAAGCAAACGTAGCGGTAACTCCTGGTATCGATTTTGGGCAGATGGCTGAGGGATACCTTAGAATCTCCTATGCTACTTCTATGAAAAACCTGGAAGAAGGCATGAATCGTTTGCAGAATTATTTTATAAATAGAAAAATATAGTCTGCCATTGTTACAAAGTAAGATTATTATATTATTTTTAATTGACTGTTAATGACATATTGTTCTTTCTATGAAAGCCAATATTGCTTACAGCGATAAATACAACAGTTGAAATGATAAGACACCATATACCCGGCCAGATACCAAATGGAAAATAGCCAGTAAAATACATTATAATAGTTGATAACCCTGCAATAACTATACTGCTGATTGCAGCAGTACTATTTCCTTTTTCCCAAAATATTCCAAAGAAGCTTGGTGCTAATGCTAATAATCCTGCAGAAGACATTACTGATAATTCAACAATTATCCCGAATTGACCCAGTGAAAAGAAAAAAGCAGATAAAGCGATTATAGGCACCATTATTTTTCCAAATAGCAATCTTTTTCCCTCTCCCGCTTTAAATAATTCACCATATACATCAACTGCACACATTGAACTTAAAGTTAGAATTATAGAGTTCACAGTAGATACTGAGGCAGCTACTATACCTAAAAACACAAACAAGGATAATATTACAGGGATTTCTCCCAAAATCAAGGGAGTAATCATATCAGTGTTGGTAATATTCGGAAATATATGCCTTGCAGCTAAACCTAAATGCACTACTATAAGTGTATAAATTAAACCAAAGAATGAAAAACCAATTATCATAGTCCTGAGACTTTTTTTATTCCTGGAAATAAACATTCTCTGAGCAACCTGAGGGTTAGTTAAAGCAAAAAATAGCCAGGGAATTGTGAGTCCTAAAAACCTTTGGTAAGGCATCTTATTAGCATTCAGCAAATCACCATGGTCATTTTGAATAATTTGAAAAAATTGACCAAATCCACCAAAAAATGTATTCATTACATAAAAAATCAGGATAATTGATGATGCGAACATGATAATCGATTGCAAGGTATCAGTCCATGCAACTGAACGCATGCCAGCCCATATAGTAAAGACGAGAACAATTACCAATGCCAGTGTAACTCCAAGTTGATATGGAATACCGGTCAATGTTTCTAAAAGGTAACCAATACCGGTAAACTGAACTGACATGTAAGGTATCAACATCAGCAAGGAAAAAACCGTAGCGATAGCACCTAATGCCTGGCTCTGGTATGCCTTGCTTAGTAGTTCTGAAGGTGTAATACAATTATACTTTTTACTGATAGACCAGAAGTACGGTGCAAATAATACTAATAGTAGAATAGTACCCATCAAATAGGATAACTCGAAACCCATGGTACTGATTCCAAAAGTATAAGTCATCCCAACTAAACCTACCATCATGAACGCACTATAGGTTGTAGCACTATAGGTCATTGCGGCTACAAACCCTCCAATAGTCCTATTAGCGATAAAATATTCTGCAATTCCGGGACCAGTCTTTCTTTTAGCGGTAAATGATATTATACAACCTAAAATAAACCAGCAGGTTATGCCTAACAACATGATAGATGAGCGACTCACTTTAAACCTCCTATTAACATAATTCCATAAATAATAGTGCCAATAGATAAGAGTATCCAAAGCAAGTATGAACCTAAAAAGGTTGCAGGTAATAAATAGGGAACAGTCAGACTTGAAAATATTAAAATCATAAAAACAATCAATTGTTTTTTGATATTTTTTATGTTAATTTTAATCATATTTAATTTCTCCGAATCTTAAACAATAATAATAATTGAATACCAAAACGATTAATCTATCTATTGCCATTCAGTAATAAACTCACTCAAATGTTTATTTTGGTTCAGTTGAACCAGAATAAAGCCCTGCTCTTTCTTGTGGTGAATTATAGTATAAGAAGCAGTGTCTAAATGAATTCGCCAAAAATAAGGCTGGCATATG
The window above is part of the Atribacterota bacterium genome. Proteins encoded here:
- a CDS encoding pyridoxal phosphate-dependent aminotransferase; the protein is PSPIKDAAINAIKNGDTHYTNSMGKIELREEIVRYYYRKYQVNISPEQIIVTSGTSPAMYLIFAAILEPGDEVILSDPHYACYPKIISFLEGKPVFVPAEEENGFKFDTDNIKKYITPKTKIIMINSPSNPTGTVYNEKELAAIANLGYYIFSDEIYHGLVYQGKEHSMLEYTDKAFILDGFSKRYAMTGWRLGYLVAPKEYIRPLQKIQQNFFICANSFSQTAGLAALRDCDEDVKNMAEIYNQRRIFLLKRLHEIGIATKVEPTGAFYALANIKKYSNDSFKIAFDILNKANVAVTPGIDFGQMAEGYLRISYATSMKNLEEGMNRLQNYFINRKI
- a CDS encoding sodium:solute symporter family protein codes for the protein MSRSSIMLLGITCWFILGCIISFTAKRKTGPGIAEYFIANRTIGGFVAAMTYSATTYSAFMMVGLVGMTYTFGISTMGFELSYLMGTILLLVLFAPYFWSISKKYNCITPSELLSKAYQSQALGAIATVFSLLMLIPYMSVQFTGIGYLLETLTGIPYQLGVTLALVIVLVFTIWAGMRSVAWTDTLQSIIMFASSIILIFYVMNTFFGGFGQFFQIIQNDHGDLLNANKMPYQRFLGLTIPWLFFALTNPQVAQRMFISRNKKSLRTMIIGFSFFGLIYTLIVVHLGLAARHIFPNITNTDMITPLILGEIPVILSLFVFLGIVAASVSTVNSIILTLSSMCAVDVYGELFKAGEGKRLLFGKIMVPIIALSAFFFSLGQFGIIVELSVMSSAGLLALAPSFFGIFWEKGNSTAAISSIVIAGLSTIIMYFTGYFPFGIWPGIWCLIISTVVFIAVSNIGFHRKNNMSLTVN